The nucleotide window CGGTCGAAGTCTCTGCCGGGATCGAATCCTGATCATCTCCTGCGCGACTTCTCATGAGAGACCTGGTCGCGACCCCGGCCGGAACATGCCACACCGGGAGCGCTCGGTCCGTGGAGACATTCGGTGGCATCTAAGAGGAGGCGTGTGAACGCTGAGGAGCAAGGAACAGAGCGGGACCGGGGTATCGACCCTCACGGCTCTACCACCCGCGTAGCGCGCGTCGTAGCCGACAAATCGGCTCCCGGAGCGGCGCGGCGCCTCGTGCGATCGTGGCTGGGCGACCACGCCCGCGCCGACGATGCTGCCCTCGCCCTCTCGGAAGTCGTCACCAATGCCGTCCTTCACGGCGGCTCCGACCTCCCCCCGCTAAGGGTCCACTTTCGCCAGGCGGACAACGGCTTCAGAGTCGAAGTCGATCAGACAACGGTCCGAACCGTCGAGGCTCGCACGGGTTTCCCCCGCCCCGACCACGGTAGGGGTCGAGGGTTGGCCGTGGTCGAGGCTCTGGCGGAACGCTGGGGCGTGACCAACGGCACAGCACCCGCAGCCGGAACGACCGTCTGGTTCGAGATGTGATGAGCGGGCACCTTGCAGAACCGGGCTGGTGGCTCCACCCGGCAGCCCGGCGCGCCGGCTCTTGGAACTGACGGAGCTCATCGAGGCACTAGGCGTCATCGACAGCATCGACGACACGTCGGCCGACGGAAGCTAAACGCCCAACCGTCGGCTTGAACGCGCGTGGTGGAGCGTTCGAGCGCTACACCACGCGCGGTCAATTCGGGCCTGGCAGATTTCAGGTGCGCGAGTCGGTATCGACCCTGTCGTGTCCGCTACGCGTGCTGGTCCGCTGGTGACTGGTGATCGTCGGCGACGTCCAGCCTGCGATCAGACTTGCTGCGCCGATCACCATGTAGAGAACACCGAGAGCCCGGCTGCCGCCGAACCAGGCGGTCGTGGCCCCCGGCTCGATCGCCACCACCAGACCGAATCCGAGGGCTACAAGCCCTAGGAAGGTCAGGGTGTTGCGAACTCCTAGGGTCGAAGCGGCAGCTGACAGGAAGATCGCCCCCAACACGATGCTGATCATCGCCATCAGCGGCGTGTGGACGAACCCGAGCACCGTCGATGTCGGACTCGTCATCGTCTCGATCCCACCGCGAAGGAGCGCCACCGCTCCCATCACGACGAGGAAGAGACCAATGGCACCGGCGACCAGCTGGGCTGGACTCCATGTGCGTTTGTCCACGGACACCCGCCTGTCGACCACCGACTCCCGCACATCCGAGTGTTCCTCGACGCGCGGCGCGTCGCGGAGATCTCCAGTGGGCGCAGGATCTACAGCCGGCGGGGGTGGTGCCTGGGTTTCATTCGGATCGCTTTGCTGAGTCATTCGACCTCCCGTTGTCGTCGGGAAGGCCCATACCCGCCGCCGAGATGCGGCAAACCTCGGTCAGGGCGACTCCACTGCCTCGCGAATCGTGCCCAGCGCCGCCTTCAGGATTCTCGACACATGCATCTGAGACACTCCCACACGGTCGGAGATCTCTGCCTGGGTCAGGTCGCGGAAGAAGCGCAGATACAGGATCTCGCGCGTTCGCTCCGGCAGGCCTCCGAGGATCGGCGCCAGGTGCTGCCACTCCTCGCTGAGCAGCAGTGCGGGATCGTCGGCCCCCACCGACTCGAGGAGAGTGGCACCGTCATCGTCGCCGATCGGCGCGTCGAGCGACATCGGTCGGTAGGCAGACCATGCGTGGAGCGCCTCGGCCACCTCGCGCAAGGAACGGCCGGTTTCTGCGGCGACATCGGTGGAGTCCGGCGACCGCCCCAGGGCCTGAGCCAGCCTCGCCTGGGCTGCGGTGACCTCCAGCGCCGACTCCTGGACGCTGCGTGGAACACGCATGACCCATCCGGTGTCTCGGAGATGGCGTTTCAGCTCGCCCGAGATCGTCGCCCGGGCGAAAGCCTGAAAGGCTCCGGCCTCTGGCTTGAACCTCGAGATCGCCTTCACCAGCCCGATCGAAGCCACTTGCTCCAGATCTTTGGTGTCGATCCCCTTGCCGCTGAAGCGTCCGGCAATGCCCGTAGCCAGTCCCCTGTGCCGGCGGAAGATCTCGTCACGGCAGTCGGCGTCCCTGGCTGCCTGCACCAGCAACTCCTCGTCGGGCGCAGCGGCGAGGGCGGTCGATCCACCGGGCAGGCGAGTCTCAAACCACGCCACCACTTCGCCGTCGTTGGTGGCATGACCCCACTCGCGAGCAAGGGCGTCGAGAACCATGAAGGCGAGGCGAGACTCGACGTCATCGGACGGCTCCTGGGACGGGCCTACCTTGATGCGGAGACTGCCCACCTTCCTCTCGGCGCTGACACGAATGGTGCCCGGGTCATCCGGAGACAGGAGCACCGAGTGCGTGACCAACTCCGACAGCATGAGGGCCGCCTCGGCCCCCGACGCCGACAACGGGGACACCACTTCACGAAGCCAGCGTCGCGCCATCCCGGCTGAGTCGGGCGCTGCGGGAATGTCGATCGACGGCATCAGCGAACCCCCACGACGGAATGACAACGGGAGTGTGACAGCCGTTCGAGGGTAGGCAAAGCAACGCCTCTACGCTTGCGCGCAAGCCCTCGTAGCTCAGGGGATAGAGCGTCGGTTTCCTAAACCGTGTGCGCAGGTTCGATTCCTGCCGAGGGCACGAACCGCCGAGCAGAGGTCGGCGGAGCCAACAACTCACAGCTGACAGCCAGAGCGCTCCTACACCTATCCAACGACCAAGCGTCCACGACACCGAGGGCAGAAGGTTCGACTCCTGCGGAGGGCGCCGACCGCCGAGCGGAGCTCGACGGAGCAGTTGACCGGCTCTACTTCGCGGTCAGAGAGCCGCGACAGGCGAAGCTTGTCGCGGCTTTCTGACCGCTAGGCCTACCTGGCGCCGAGGAAAGCGCCGTCGATAGACCCCTACCGGCGGCGCCTGTTGAAGCCGTACCCGCCGAACACGAGGAACAGAACGACGATGAGGATGATCCAGCCGGTGGTACTCACTTGTCCTCCTATATGGTGCGAGACACCATCCATTTTACCTCCAACGGAGCAACAGGCAACCGGCAACCGGCAACCGGCAACCAAGCGTTTCGCAAGTGCGTGGTCCGGGTACGGGGCATGGCATGAGGCTTGCCACCTCGCGGTGGGACGCCAAGACAACGACTGGAGACCAGCCATGTCAGACCAGGGACGAGATGTCATCGTCACGAACGACGGCTCAGGACGCTCGATGGCGACGATCATCGGAGCGCTGATCATCGCCGCAGCAGTGATCGTGGGGATTTGGTATTTCACTACCCAAACCGACGAGACAAGCGACTCCCCCGGGGTCACGATCGAGGTCGAATCGGGCGGCTAATAGATCTGGGTGAGGAATAGCGCATTGGCGCATAGGGGCGTGCCCGGGTCGACCAACCCGGGCACGTTTCTATGCCAACTATCCCCGTCGGAAAGCGATCGTGTTGCCGTCCCGCCGCCACCGGTAACCTCAACCGCCATGCGTGTGCGCATCGTCCCCCTGCTCATCGCCGCTGCGCTGGCCAGCGCCTGCACCGGCGACGGCGAGACCCTGCCCGACCCGGACGATCTCCTCCAACGGTCGGCAGCGGCCATGGCGAGCGTCGAGACTGCCGAGTTCGAGATGACCGTGGACGGCGCCGCCATCACCATCTCAGGACTCACCATGCGCAGCGCCAGCGGTGTGTACGTCGCACCAGACCGCGCTCGCGCCGTCCTCACCATGAGCCTCGGAGCCGTCACCGCCGACCTGGGAACCATCTCGATCGCCGAACGCACCTGGCTCACCGAGCCACTCACCGGTCGGTGGGACGAACTCGATCCGGGCACCGGATTCAACCCTGCCGTGGTCTTCAGTGACGAAGGGTGGGAGCCGCTGCTCGCCGAGGACATCACTGACGCCACGGTTTCGTCCCAC belongs to Acidimicrobiia bacterium and includes:
- a CDS encoding sigma-70 family RNA polymerase sigma factor, with amino-acid sequence MPSIDIPAAPDSAGMARRWLREVVSPLSASGAEAALMLSELVTHSVLLSPDDPGTIRVSAERKVGSLRIKVGPSQEPSDDVESRLAFMVLDALAREWGHATNDGEVVAWFETRLPGGSTALAAAPDEELLVQAARDADCRDEIFRRHRGLATGIAGRFSGKGIDTKDLEQVASIGLVKAISRFKPEAGAFQAFARATISGELKRHLRDTGWVMRVPRSVQESALEVTAAQARLAQALGRSPDSTDVAAETGRSLREVAEALHAWSAYRPMSLDAPIGDDDGATLLESVGADDPALLLSEEWQHLAPILGGLPERTREILYLRFFRDLTQAEISDRVGVSQMHVSRILKAALGTIREAVESP
- a CDS encoding LppX_LprAFG lipoprotein, whose translation is MRVRIVPLLIAAALASACTGDGETLPDPDDLLQRSAAAMASVETAEFEMTVDGAAITISGLTMRSASGVYVAPDRARAVLTMSLGAVTADLGTISIAERTWLTEPLTGRWDELDPGTGFNPAVVFSDEGWEPLLAEDITDATVSSHSRGYQVDGVAPAARIAVVTSGLVTDQDVDITLVIDRATDRLLEVRFSTAGADGETDWVITLGPYDEPATVEPPA
- a CDS encoding ATP-binding protein; translation: MNAEEQGTERDRGIDPHGSTTRVARVVADKSAPGAARRLVRSWLGDHARADDAALALSEVVTNAVLHGGSDLPPLRVHFRQADNGFRVEVDQTTVRTVEARTGFPRPDHGRGRGLAVVEALAERWGVTNGTAPAAGTTVWFEM